From one Mytilus edulis chromosome 1, xbMytEdul2.2, whole genome shotgun sequence genomic stretch:
- the LOC139521701 gene encoding uncharacterized protein produces the protein MSYSASAYSRVDKAWPSMSESTQTRIQRLRELEQKRLEKQARMLEQRNSEPVPMPKFESGLKSSFQTVTYSNLDNVPKTENSGNIIDNIERNKKEFSAEKVAPSEYQSAHSESVKVIDSPTQIDSIHEQSDGAKNTKVFVEPVRTLSTSYVSGPLSPTSAEKTKISVVRKMKLDSLPTVKTTSSEHVLGSKMSETESPVASKVISHTISENTDEKKDDIVLSKKSGMDLSVLPDGLEKGYSSLSREDSERKSQTCKPGENVCTERSASITRDISPANKSENISSIAEELVSTCTTPVSSSNLSYMTCETKTVKSPTKPMTSDSEIALSSTISAESESAAASGTKVTRENVEKGPIDTSKQSICAEGEKVNEAEGSSFRLGTLAMKQTLEVSAKIEEKFSSIKDDVHSQMAKLEELQRQREERKKSPQEDELSHLSVRERFFRNQSIGRNSRNAKPQSIPEQIRASRLSRRNSENLIPRTNSPGKAAEAESPPTARRRSRLQQSSVDRLRRRTIDTVPALFSSTNVHDVPKERSKPMAVVDIDSLDKAFSRPDKERFSRLDELDRIRVQNREAVKRRDSAPTLVDAEDTGTLPSRIDFPSSLIVNRGSSENIAQYPIHEHLETSFLPSRLITSSTEDVASRRRELLRSTSFDRPSVTSHSRSTLRPSYSESRLFPLDGGRLSHSGILSMSTDTEHSPLQQSNVQHSVVNEETDETPVYREGSPQGTPVIDPEGRTHWVAPASLRLSTYLSVMDRLENRNRSASFDLVPSYHHQPINLSNNLLDEINHDHFLANCFDKKYTLKERCALIREKIYGKSTKTERGKPDGASHETDNSKDKSEATLA, from the coding sequence ATGAGTTATTCTGCAAGTGCTTATTCCCGTGTAGATAAAGCTTGGCCAAGCATGTCAGAAAGTACACAGACACGCATTCAGAGACTCCGAGAACTGGAGCAAAAAAGACTTGAAAAGCAGGCACGTATGTTGGAACAGCGCAATAGTGAACCCGTACCAATGCCAAAATTTGAAAGTGGTTTGAAGTCTTCTTTCCAGACAGTCACATACAGCAACCTGGATAATGTCCCGAAAACTGAAAATTCTGGAAATATAATTGATAATATTGAAAGGAATAAGAAAGAGTTCAGTGCAGAAAAAGTTGCACCTTCAGAATATCAGTCAGCTCATTCTGAAAGTGTTAAAGTAATTGATAGTCCAACACAAATAGATAGTATTCATGAACAGTCTGATGGTGCTAAAAATACAAaagtttttgttgagcctgtcaGAACATTATCTACATCCTATGTTAGTGGCCCATTGTCACCAACAAGTgcagagaaaacaaaaatttccgTTGTTAGAAAAATGAAACTTGATTCATTACCGACAGTCAAAACTACATCAAGTGAGCATGTTTTAGGATCAAAGATGTCAGAAACTGAATCGCCAGTAGCTTCAAAAGTTATTTCTCATACAATTTCTGAAAATACAGATGAAAAGAAAGATGACATTGTGCTTTCTAAGAAATCTGGTATGGATTTGTCAGTCTTGCCAGATGGTTTGGAAAAAGGTTATTCTTCGTTAAGTCGTGAGGACTCTGAGAGAAAGTCACAAACATGTAAACCAGGTGAAAACGTGTGTACAGAAAGATCTGCTAGTATTACAAGAGATATAAGTCCTGCAAATAAATCTGAAAATATATCTTCAATTGCAGAAGAGTTAGTTAGTACCTGTACAACACCAGTATCCAGTTCAAATTTATCATACATGACTTGTGAAACTAAAACAGTTAAAAGCCCTACCAAGCCTATGACATCTGATTCTGAAATAGCCTTAAGCTCAACAATTTCTGCAGAATCTGAGTCTGCAGCAGCATCAGGCACAAAGGTTACTAGGGAGAATGTGGAAAAAGGTCCTATTGACACTTCTAAACAATCAATTTGTGCCGAGGGAGAGAAAGTTAATGAAGCAGAAGGGTCTTCATTTCGTTTAGGTACACTTGCAATGAAACAAACCTTAGAAGTTTCTGCAAAAATAGAGGAAAAGTTTTCTTCTATTAAAGATGATGTCCattctcaaatggcaaaattagaAGAGCTCCAACGACAaagagaggagagaaaaaaatcacCACAAGAAGATGAGTTATCACATCTGTCAGTGAGAGAAAGATTTTTTCGAAATCAGTCTATTGGTCGAAACTCTCGTAATGCTAAACCACAGTCTATTCCAGAGCAAATCCGAGCATCAAGATTAAGTCGTAGAAATTCTGAAAATCTGATACCCCGTACTAATTCTCCAGGAAAAGCTGCTGAAGCAGAATCACCTCCTACGGCAAGAAGACGAAGTAGACTCCAACAAAGTTCAGTAGACAGATTACGTCGTAGAACAATAGACACGGTACCTGCTCTTTTTTCATCTACTAATGTTCATGATGTTCCAAAAGAAAGATCAAAACCAATGGCTGTTGTTGACATTGATTCATTGGACAAGGCATTTAGCAGACCAGATAAGGAGAGATTTAGCCGATTGGATGAATTAGATAGAATTCGTGTTCAAAATCGTGAAGCAGTGAAAAGGAGGGATTCTGCTCCTACATTAGTAGATGCAGAGGACACAGGGACCCTCCCTTCTAGAATAGACTTTCCATCTTCTTTGATAGTTAATAGAGGAAGCAGTGAAAACATTGCACAATATCCTATTCATGAACATTTAGAAACTAGTTTTCTTCCTTCACGTTTAATCACCTCAAGCACAGAAGATGTTGCAAGTAGAAGAAGGGAACTTCTTCGGTCTACCTCCTTTGATCGTCCATCTGTTACTTCTCACAGCAGATCAACTTTACGTCCATCATACAGTGAATCAAGATTATTTCCTCTGGATGGAGGTCGTCTGTCTCATTCTGGTATTCTATCAATGTCAACAGACACAGAACATTCACCACTTCAACAGAGTAATGTTCAACACTCTGTAGTAAATGAGGAAACAGATGAAACTCCAGTGTATAGGGAGGGATCTCCTCAAGGGACCCCTGTAATTGACCCTGAAGGTCGAACTCACTGGGTTGCTCCTGCTAGTTTAAGACTGAGTACCTATCTGAGTGTTATGGATCGTCTAGAGAATAGAAATCGTAGTGCTTCTTTTGACTTGGTGCCTTCCTATCATCACCAGCCAATTAATCTGTCAAATAATTTGTTGGATGAAATTAATCATGAtcattttttggcaaattgttttgataaaaaatatactcTGAAAGAACGCTGTGCTTTAATTCGTGAAAAGATATATGGAAAATCTACAAAAACTGAAAGAGGAAAACCTGATGGTGCTTCTCATGAAACTGATAATTCTAAAGACAAATCCGAAGCAACTTTAGCATGA